From one Peredibacter starrii genomic stretch:
- a CDS encoding DNA repair protein RecN, translating to MDAKFHLKNLVIQNFATFKNQSIRFRPGFNAIIGETGSGKSLVLDALQLILGGRADKKVVRRETECALIEASFTCTDDKVKAFLESEGFPIEGNEIVIKRLIYKNGTTKTYINHLTCTVTFLASFARKFIDLVGQFENQKLLSESYQLYLLDHYSKQLPELSAYQEELRELKALKKEQAELIQSKTHREQRLDYLNFQLQEIEKLNPSSQDEEDLLKKKNLLMNIEKTQKLCYQVKESFDGNDGVPGMLGQIKFLNSLFSKNPDLFQDQMELLSEIDDRIHSLNDIVDRKLNMEIDPADLEGVLDRLDSYQKLKKKFGGNVETILQTQVEFLKEKNTLESLEVNCDELEGKIQSLQKKLMTQADKLHKTRSQFCKKLSTELTQKVRLLKMNGATIRLDLEILEELSETGYSRVQFLAETNPGEGYFKIKDIASGGELSRILLSLRQILASDDSISIFLFDEIDTGIGGDTANSIGKALAEVAAHGQVIAITHLPQIAQFAESLIIVNKDIQSQDKEARTESTVKEISGKMILKEVRSMAQLS from the coding sequence ATGGACGCCAAATTCCATCTCAAAAATCTAGTCATTCAAAATTTCGCAACCTTCAAAAACCAAAGCATTCGCTTTCGTCCCGGCTTTAATGCCATTATCGGTGAAACCGGTTCTGGTAAAAGTCTTGTCCTCGATGCTCTTCAGCTTATTCTCGGTGGCAGGGCCGACAAAAAGGTCGTGCGCCGTGAAACTGAATGCGCTCTCATTGAAGCTTCTTTCACCTGCACCGATGACAAAGTTAAGGCGTTTCTGGAATCAGAAGGCTTTCCCATTGAAGGGAATGAAATTGTCATCAAACGTCTTATTTATAAGAACGGTACTACCAAGACCTACATCAATCATTTGACCTGTACAGTGACGTTTCTTGCAAGCTTTGCCCGTAAGTTCATTGATCTCGTGGGACAGTTTGAAAACCAGAAACTTCTCTCAGAAAGTTACCAGCTATACTTGCTGGATCATTACTCAAAGCAACTGCCTGAACTCTCTGCCTACCAAGAAGAGCTAAGAGAACTCAAGGCCCTTAAAAAAGAGCAAGCCGAATTGATTCAATCAAAGACCCATCGGGAACAGCGATTGGATTATTTAAATTTTCAACTTCAGGAGATTGAGAAACTAAATCCCTCCTCCCAGGATGAAGAAGATCTCCTGAAGAAGAAAAATTTATTAATGAATATCGAGAAGACCCAAAAGCTTTGTTACCAGGTAAAAGAAAGTTTTGATGGAAACGATGGCGTTCCAGGAATGCTGGGACAAATAAAATTTTTGAATTCCCTATTCTCTAAAAACCCGGATCTCTTTCAAGACCAGATGGAACTTCTATCAGAGATTGATGATCGTATTCATAGCCTAAATGACATTGTAGATCGCAAGCTCAATATGGAAATCGATCCTGCGGATCTGGAAGGTGTCTTAGATCGTCTCGACTCGTATCAGAAGTTGAAGAAAAAGTTTGGCGGGAATGTTGAAACCATCCTGCAAACACAAGTGGAATTTCTAAAAGAGAAAAATACCCTTGAGAGCTTGGAAGTTAACTGTGATGAACTAGAAGGGAAGATTCAATCGCTGCAAAAGAAATTGATGACCCAGGCAGATAAACTTCATAAGACCCGCTCTCAATTTTGTAAAAAGTTAAGTACAGAACTCACTCAGAAAGTCCGTCTTCTTAAAATGAACGGGGCCACTATCCGTCTGGACCTGGAAATTCTAGAAGAGCTTTCTGAGACGGGATATTCGCGTGTGCAATTTTTGGCAGAAACCAATCCAGGCGAAGGTTACTTCAAGATTAAAGACATCGCTTCTGGTGGTGAGCTATCTCGTATTCTTCTGAGTCTTCGCCAGATTCTTGCGAGTGACGATTCCATCAGCATCTTCCTCTTTGATGAGATTGATACCGGGATTGGTGGAGATACCGCGAATAGCATTGGTAAAGCGCTGGCGGAAGTGGCGGCCCATGGCCAGGTCATTGCCATTACTCACCTTCCACAAATTGCTCAGTTTGCTGAAAGTCTTATCATTGTGAACAAGGATATTCAGTCGCAAGACAAAGAGGCGAGAACAGAATCTACCGTGAAAGAGATTTCGGGGAAAATGATTCTGAAAGAAGTTCGGTCAATGGCGCAGCTTTCTTAA
- a CDS encoding response regulator: MNTILIIEDEILIQQSLKKLFERRGLKVDVSASGKIAIDLILNNHYDRIICDLMLQDISGFDVIEESKKKFSPEEISQKFVIMTAYNSPQVLSRANAYQCRLLNKPFDDLEQAMRTMTE, translated from the coding sequence ATGAATACCATTTTGATTATTGAGGACGAGATCCTCATCCAACAATCTCTTAAGAAGCTTTTTGAGCGTCGTGGGCTCAAGGTGGACGTGTCTGCCAGTGGTAAAATTGCCATCGATCTTATTTTGAATAATCACTATGACCGAATCATTTGCGATCTTATGCTTCAGGACATTTCTGGATTTGACGTCATTGAAGAGTCAAAAAAGAAATTCTCCCCGGAAGAGATCAGTCAAAAGTTCGTTATCATGACTGCTTATAACTCACCTCAAGTTCTTTCTCGTGCCAATGCTTATCAATGTCGATTACTTAATAAGCCGTTTGATGATCTCGAACAGGCCATGCGGACCATGACGGAATAA
- a CDS encoding NAD(+)/NADH kinase, translated as MKKPSFKIIGITLKPNSTPEFYNLLPNLCAWLLRRKKQVVFREEDKERVHKFFKQKSTEGLEFWNSKNFHNKVDMMFSLGGDGTLIGACRRINTKIPVLGINLGRLGFITEFNKNEYFDLLANIMEGKYETTTKPLFHVSISKKGEEHFSDYFFNDAVLAKNDIARMIYLRAEMGHEHIYNLAGDGIIISSPMGSTAYSMAAGGPIVHPDVKGLVLTPICPHSLIHRPFVVPDTAPIQLKILPPHHSVTLTLDGQVAINVDDQDVVTINGSKVKKITLIKNPERLYFETIRDKFVFSKKD; from the coding sequence ATGAAGAAACCTTCGTTCAAAATTATCGGTATTACACTTAAACCAAATTCCACTCCGGAATTTTATAATTTGTTACCGAATCTCTGCGCCTGGCTTCTTCGTCGTAAAAAACAAGTGGTCTTCCGTGAAGAAGATAAAGAACGAGTTCATAAATTCTTTAAACAGAAATCTACTGAAGGTCTTGAGTTCTGGAACTCTAAGAACTTTCATAACAAAGTAGATATGATGTTCTCCCTTGGTGGCGACGGTACTTTGATTGGCGCCTGCCGTAGAATCAATACCAAGATTCCGGTTCTCGGAATTAATCTGGGACGTTTGGGTTTTATTACTGAGTTCAACAAGAATGAATACTTTGACCTTCTGGCGAATATTATGGAAGGGAAGTATGAGACTACGACCAAGCCCCTTTTCCATGTAAGCATTTCTAAAAAAGGCGAGGAGCATTTCTCGGATTACTTCTTTAATGATGCTGTTCTGGCGAAGAATGATATTGCTCGTATGATTTATCTTCGTGCAGAGATGGGCCATGAGCACATCTATAATCTTGCGGGAGATGGAATCATCATCTCTTCACCGATGGGTTCAACTGCTTATTCAATGGCGGCCGGTGGACCGATTGTGCATCCGGATGTGAAGGGCCTGGTACTCACTCCCATTTGCCCTCATTCACTTATTCACCGCCCTTTCGTCGTACCAGATACTGCCCCTATTCAATTAAAAATTCTTCCTCCGCATCATTCCGTGACACTTACATTGGATGGGCAAGTAGCGATTAATGTAGATGATCAGGATGTGGTGACTATTAATGGTTCAAAGGTGAAAAAAATCACCCTGATTAAGAACCCTGAACGTCTGTATTTTGAAACTATCAGAGATAAATTTGTCTTTTCTAAAAAAGATTAG
- a CDS encoding UDP-2,3-diacylglucosamine diphosphatase, giving the protein MKIAAISDVHVKTPHDEADKLLSAFLDHPEVQSADYVLLLGDIFDLMCGPHEEYIKLYSHLFDRMDALHKKGKKVFFLEGNHDVHLQGLFLKRWPNFEILSEQTPVIEKIDGKLYYFSHGDEHEVDNEAYQRYKEIIHSAPLRFVANQIMPYAVLNYVGEKASKISRKKGSRKFDAELVRNRFRNGVQTTTKGEFDFVIGGHSHVKDNYTLPGSNSVYLNNGYALRENTFLLIDNHVPKFITFASGSTSASGGQA; this is encoded by the coding sequence ATGAAAATTGCTGCGATCTCTGATGTCCACGTTAAAACGCCTCACGACGAAGCTGATAAGCTTCTGTCGGCGTTTCTGGATCATCCAGAGGTCCAATCCGCTGATTATGTCCTGCTTCTGGGTGACATCTTCGACCTCATGTGCGGACCGCATGAAGAGTATATTAAACTCTACTCGCATTTATTTGATCGCATGGATGCCCTTCACAAAAAAGGCAAGAAGGTCTTTTTCCTGGAAGGGAATCACGATGTTCATTTGCAAGGCCTCTTCTTAAAACGCTGGCCCAACTTTGAGATTCTCTCAGAGCAAACTCCGGTGATTGAAAAGATCGACGGAAAACTTTATTACTTCTCACACGGTGATGAGCATGAAGTAGATAATGAGGCCTATCAGCGCTACAAAGAAATCATTCACTCCGCTCCACTTCGTTTTGTGGCAAATCAGATCATGCCTTACGCCGTTTTAAATTACGTAGGCGAGAAGGCCTCGAAGATCTCTCGTAAAAAAGGCTCGCGAAAATTCGATGCTGAACTTGTGCGTAATCGTTTCCGCAATGGTGTGCAAACTACCACGAAGGGCGAGTTTGATTTTGTGATCGGTGGCCACAGTCACGTGAAAGATAATTATACGTTACCTGGTTCCAACAGTGTTTATCTCAATAACGGTTACGCTTTAAGAGAGAACACCTTTCTCTTAATTGATAACCACGTTCCAAAGTTCATCACTTTCGCCAGCGGAAGTACTTCCGCTAGTGGCGGCCAAGCTTAA